The Pseudoalteromonas marina genome segment GAAACGATCATTAAACTTGCTTCAAGCGTTTCTGGTACAACTTCAGTGACACCAAGCTCTCGTAGTTTTTCAAGCTGGCTATCGTCTCGGGTACGTATAAGTATTTTTACCTCTGGAGCTATTTGCTTTATTGCATCTATCACTATTTGTGTTTGTTCAAACTCGGTAAATGTAATAATCACCAATCGGGCTCGCTCTACGCCCGCACACTTTAAAATATCTTTTTGTTTAACGTGGCCAAATATTACAGGCTCACCTGCGGCCTTACCTTCTTGAACAAGTATGGGGTTACTTTCAACAGCAACATATTCAATAGCTTCTGGCTTTAAAAAGCGCGCTATAGTTTGCCCTACCCTCGAAAAACCACAAATGACTACATGGTTTGTGTAAAGCGCACTTACTTGTGGCTCGCTTTTCCATGTAATGCTAGGGCTATTTAATAACCCTAAACGTCTTAAAATATAGGGTGTTTTTTCAATTAAAAATGGGGTTAACGCCATCGATAACACACCAAGGGCAATTAAAAATGAAATGTGTTCGCTGGTTAATAATTGATGCTGCCTACCCAAGGCAATTAATACAAAACCAAATTCACCCATTTGCCACAGCATAATGCCACACGCTAATGAGTCCTGCTTTCGCTCACCCATAAGTTGTGCACTGATGGCAAGCACAGTTATTTTTAAAACCAATAATCCAAATAATGCGCCAACAATAATAAGACCATTGCTAAACACATAGAGTAAATCGAGCTGCATGCCTACGGTAACAAAAAACAGCCCCATTAAAATATCGCGAAATGGCCGTATATCGGCTTCAAGCTGGTGCCTGTAATGACTTTCACCAAGCATCATCCCGGCCAAAAATGCACCTAGCGCCATTGATAAGCCAAACATATAGGTTAGTAAACCCGCAAACAAAGCAACTAGTAGCGTAGTAAGTACAAATAACTCATCAGTGCGCACTAAGGCTATTTCGCTGAATACTTTAGGCAGTAACCACTTCCCAATAGCCCACAGTAATACGCAAACAAAAGCCCCTTTAGTTAGAGAAAATGCTAACGCCCACCCAATTGTTTGTGAATCGCTTGTGGCAAATAAAGGAAGAATAATAAGTAAAGGGACTACGGCAATGTCTTGAAACAACAATACACCGATTGCTAATTGCCCTCTACGCTGATTAAGTTCACCACTTTCTTTAAGCAATTTAACGACTACCGCCGTTGAAGACAGCGCCATAATCGAACCAATAGTAAAGCTGGTAAGCAAACTGAAGTTTAAACAGTACAAAATTATAATAAGCACTAAGCTTGTTACAATCACCTGCAGTGAACCTAAGCCAAATACAATATTACGCATGGCCATTAATCGAGATATTGAAAACTCAAGCCCTAAGCTAAAAAGCAAAAATACAATACCAAGCTCTGCAACAAAGTCTATTTCGTGCGTATGTTCAAGCCATCCAACGCCATGGCTGCCAGCTAAAACACCTGTTGCTAGGTACGCCAAAATTGGCGGCAAGCCGATGCGCTTAAAAAACCACACAAAAATAACGGCAGCGACAAGCAAGCCAAAAAATTGAGCATTAGTACTTTGCAAATTTGGCCTCCGGCTTCAATTAAACTAGGGGATGTAGTTTAACTATAGCAAGCAATTGTTTTTAAGCTAATTTTAAAATATGGCACAAAAATAGCTTAATACTTATAAAGCAACACTCTCGGGGGAGAATTTAATGGAAAATGTCCATATTTTGACGCAACGTGTCTCTGGTCGCGGCGACTTTTTGCCGTTTTCGGCTGAACACACACCAAATAATGAAACAACGGCAACACACGAGTTAGTCGCTGAGCTACAGACTAGTTTAGTTATTGAAGATGTATTGGCCATATACGCAAAATTTACAAAAAAGCTTTTAAATTTTACGGGATTGCAGTTTCAGTCAACGCTTGGCACTGCACAAACGTCTGAAAGCGATACTAATAGCACGCCCTATATATTTGACTTAACGATTGGAAGAGAGCACTTAGGGCAACTTATATACTTTAGTAAATACCCTTTAGGCAAAGCAATTGAAAGCAAGTTACGCTCGCTTCACTCTGCGCTAGTTTACCCACTACGTAATGCAATGATGTATAGCCGCGTTCTTAAATTGGCGACAAAAGACTCATTAACGGGTTTGAACAACCGTAGTCAATTTAATGACATTTTATCTCAAAAGCTCGAAAATTGTCGCCGTTATCAGCGCCCTTTTAGCCTAATGTTACTTGATCTAGATAATTTTAAGCAGGTAAATGACAAGTTTGGCCACAAAATTGGCGACGATACCCTTAAAGAATTTGCAACAGTATTAAATTCAAGTATACGCGCTACTGATACCGTATTTAGGTTTGGTGGCGATGAATTCGCAATACTAATAGAAGACCCTGAATTCAAAACTAATCAGGTTGTATCTGAACGTATAATGCAATTTGTAAAGCAATCTAGCTTAATGTCAAAGCATGAAGTTACGGTTAGTATTGGCTATACCTTAGCAATGAGTAATGACTGCGATATAGAAATCTTTTCTCGCGCAGATAAAGGCTTGTACAAAGCAAAAGCGTCTGGCAGAAACTGCGCTAAAGCATATTGATTATAAGGCTTTTTTAAAAGGCTTAGCTTCCCCCGCTAAGCCTTTTTTATGTAAACCCTTGCCCTATTACTTAATAGACTTTGCAGGTAAAAATTTATAAATTGTCAGTGCCACACAAAAACCTAAAAAGTAACCGCTCACTAAATTTATTAAAGCTGTGGCGGTATCAAGAGGCGTAAATAACACTAAAACGAGCGGTAAACTCACCCCTAATATAAAAAATATGCCGCCTTTTCCTAACCAATAGGCCATTAAAATAACCGCTGATATAGCACCGCCCAAAATAGCATACGCTAAAGTGACAATGTTCAAATCAAGCAACACATTAGCAACTATCGCTATTAGGGCTGTTAATAGTATGCCTAGTGGCGCTTTATTGACTAGCGATAATCCAACATGTGGCTGTTTACTCATTTATTTACACTCCCAATAAACACCATTTTCATCATAATGTTTTTCACTTATAAAATAACCAACCACTTGTACTAGTTCATCATTATAAAAAATAAGCGGCACTTGACTTCGAAGCCAAGGCGCTACTTTTGCGTCCTTAAACCAGTGCTTAACGCTATTACTTCCGGGCTTTTTAAGAGGCTTTATACGAGCGCTGTTATAATTAAATCTTACTGAAACCTGCTCATTGGCATGCGGTGTTCTTATTCCTACACCACTTTGCTTTGTTAATACGCGGCCATCGTTGAGAGTGAGTTCATGAGTGATTAACTCATCATCATTCACAATGTTTTTTTGAGTTACAAAGTATAAATACCCTTGGTGGCGCCTAACCTGCCCATCAACTAAGTCAATTTGAATTTTAGCATCGGCCTGAGCGTTTATTGCCTGATTAATAATTTGTGACAACTGCTTTTGAGATGGCATTACTTGGGTAAATAAGCTAAGCCACGCACGAACCACATTTGTTATGCGCACGTCGCTATAATGAATTATTTGGCTAATACACAATGCTTGCTGGTCATTTAAACTTTGGCTTAAATCAATTTGAGTGTACTCATCAAGTAGCGCTTGTTGTTGCTGCAATAACTCAATGCTGCGCCCAGCACACTGTTCAAAACCTTTAAACCGCATAGCCAGCTCAGGCACTACACGTGCACGCAAAAAGTTACGATCAAAACGCTCATCGGTATTTGAGTCATCAGTTATATGCGTAATATTAAACGCTGTGGCAAAGTGCTCTATATCACTGCGCGCAATGTTTAAAAGCGGCCTATAGCATATTCGCCCGCTTTGTAGTTCACGCATTGCTTGCATTGCGCCTAACCCTTTTAAGCCCGAGCCACGCTTTAAACGCAGTAAAAACGTTTCTATTTGGTCGTTTAAATGCTGCCCTAATAAAATAACACTTTGCGGTGCGCTTAGTTCATCAAGTGCTTGATAACGTGCCTCACGTGCCTGCGCTTCAAGGCTTGTTCGTGTTTGCGGGCTTATTGTTACCTGTGTGGTATTAAACGGTGTATCTAGCTCAACGCATAGGTTTTGGCAAAAAGCCTGCCAGTCATTAGCGTATTCGCTTAAGCCATGATTAACGTATATTGCACTTACATTTAGCTTTGGCATTTCTTGCTTTAGCATGTGCATTACATGTAACAATACAACTGAGTCGACCCCACCCGAAAGCGCAACAGTAAAATTATACTGTTGTTTATTAAAAAAGTACTCAAGGGCGTGTTTAACGTGCTGATAAATCGCTGATGATTGCATTTAATACGCTATAAAATTTGTGTTAGAAGTATTTTAAAACAAAAAAGCCGCATAAGCGGCTTTTTTTAACATTTAATGTAATAGCTACTTTTATTAGCAGTAACCAAACGACATTAAACGTTTGTAACGTTGATCAAGCATGTCTTCAAGCGAAAGCGCTTGTAAGTCTGCTAAATCACGTTTTAAACGAGTTTTTAAGTTACGTGCCATGGCATCGTAATTTCGGTGTGCACCACCTAAAGGCTCATCAACTAAGTTGTTGATTAAATCAAGCTCTTTAACGCGCTCAGCGGTTACGCCCATAGCCTCTGCAGCAAGTGGCGCTTTGTCTGCGCTTTTCCATAAAATAGATGCGCAGCCTTCTGGCGAAATTACCGAGTACGTGCTGTATTGCAACATATTAACTCTGTCGCCAACACCAATCGCTAATGCACCACCTGAGCCGCCCTCACCAATAACCGTACAAATAGTTGGCACTTTAAGCGCCGCCATTACTTTAAGGTTACGTGCAATTGCTTCAGACTGACCACGCTCTTCAGCGCCAACACCAGGGTATGCACCTGGCGTATCGATAAAGGTCATTATTGGCATTTTAAAACGCTCGGCCATTTCCATTAAACGAAGTGCTTTACGGTAGCCTTCTGGTTTTGGCATACCAAAGTTGCGTTTAATTTTTTCAGCTGTGTCGCGGCCTTTTTGTTGGCCAATAACCATAACGGGTTCGCCATCTAAACGTGCAACACCGCCTAAAATAGCCGGGTCGTTAGCAAAAGTACGATCGCCTGCAAACTCGTCAAATTCCGTGAAAATACGCTCGATATAATCTCGAGTATAAGGACGCAACGGATGACGCGCTAACTGCGATACTTGCCAAGCGCCTAAATTTGAGAATATTTCCTCTTTTTGCTTAGCACTTTTTTCTTTTAATTTGCTGACTTCCTCTTCTAGCTCAAGGTCTAACTCGCCAGCGCGGCTTATGCTTTGTAATTCTTCAATTTTTGCTTCTAATTCTGCAATCGGAAGCTCAAAATCAAGATAATTGAGGCTCATGCTCTAAACTACCTAATCAGTTAAATTCTAGTTCTACATCTTGTGCCGCCATGAGTGATAACTTGTGAATCAAGTCGTCGCTCGGCGTGACACACCATTCGATCCCTAGGGTTAATTGCGCCAACGCATCTGGGCGTTGGTAATAAACCTTGATCGGACACGTTCCCATTTTATAAGGTTCGAGTACTTTTTGTAATTTATCGAAGAAACCTGCCTCGATTTGCACCATGTTCAGAGTCATTTTAATCGCTTTAATACGTTTTTCACGCGCTTGAGCAATGGTGTTTATTTCTCTGGCGGTCATTGTAATGCCACCGGAGAAGTTATCAAAGCTGACCTGTCCAGATATTACCAAGATATTATTAACTTGAAGCATTTCTTGGTACATTTCAAACTGTTCTGGAAACAAGCGTACATCAATACGGGCGCTCTTGTCATCTAAAGTTATTAAGCCCCAACGGTTGCCTTTTTTATTAATTAAGGTCCGCGCTGAAATAACTAGACCAGCGGCAGTAGAGAGTACATCACGATTAGTTGGTTGTAAATCCACCAGCTTTCCGCTGGTGTAATACCTAAGCTCCTTGCGATACTGATTTATCGGATGCCCAGTTAAATAAAGGCCTAGGGTATCTTTTTCACCTTCAAGCCATTCATTGTCGGTCAGGCCCGTGGCCTTAATAAAGGCTTGCTCTACTTCCTCTGGCTCAGTAGCCAATAAACCAAATAAATCGCTTTGTCCAAGTTGCTCTGCCTTGTTGTGCTGATCGGCCGCGCGCATAGCGTCTTTTAAACTTGCCAGTAATGTTGCACGCCCTGCTTGGGTTTTCTCTGGCCCAAGCTTATCAAGTGCACCGGCATAAATTAATTTTTCGGTGACACGTTTATTCAGACGTTTTAAGTCAACGCGAGCACAAAAATCAAATAAATCCTTAAACGGGCCGCCCTTTGCGCGCGCTTCTAAAATAGCGTCTACGGGCGCTTCACCTACACCTTTAATTGCGCCAATACCATACACAATTTCGCCTTGCAGGTTTACCGTAAACTTAAATTCACCGGCGTTTACATCGGGCGGTAATAAGGTAAGTTTCATGTTTTCACATTCATCTACCAAAATTACTATTTTGTCGGTGTTATCCATATCGGCCGACATTACCGCAGCCATAAACTCAGCTGGGTGGTGCGTTTTCATCCACAAGGTTTGGTACGAAACCAGTGCATACGCTGCTGAGTGAGATTTATTAAAACCATAACCTGCGAACTTTTCTACCAAGTCGAAGATTTTTATCGCCAGTTCGCCATCAATACCATTATTACGCGCGCCATCTTCAAACGTTGAACGCTGCTTTGCCATTTCTTCAGGTTTTTTCTTACCCATTGCACGGCGTAACATATCTGCACCACCCAGCGTATAGCCTGCGAGTACCTGCGCTATTTGCATTACTTGTTCTTGATACAAAATAATGCCGTAAGTGGGATCGAGTATTGGTTTTAAGCTTTCGTGTTGGTACTGCGCATCTGGGTATGAAATTTCCTCTCTACCCAGTTTTCGGTCGATAAAGTTATCTACCATGCCTGATTGCAATGGACCTGGGCGGAACAGGGCTACTAATGCAATCATATCTTCAAAGCAATCAGGCTTAAGGCGGCGTACTAAATCTTTCATGCCGCGCGATTCTAGCTGAAACACCGCGGTTGTTTCGGCGCGCAGTAATAGTTCTATGCTTTTTTTATCATCCAGTGGAATAGTGTTTATATCAACAGGGTCTTTGCCTTCGCGCTGCATACGCACGTTGGTCATATCCACTGCCCACTGCAAAATGGTCAAGGTACGTAAACCCAAGAAATCGAACTTAACAAGTCCCGCAGTTTCTACGTCGTTTTTATCAAACTGTGTTACCGGAAATTTCCCTTCATCGTCACAGTAAAGTGCAGCAAAGTCGGTAATGGTGGTCGGCGATATTACAACACCACCGGCGTGTTTACCGGCATTACGCGTACACCCTTCTAGGATGCGACACATATCGATTAAATCTTTTACCTCTGAGTCACCATCGTAGGCTTCTTGCAAACGCGGCTCTACTTCAAAGGCTTTGGCAAGGGTCATCCCCGGATCGCCTGGTATCAGTTTCGAAATACGATCAACAAACCCATAAGGGTGTCCTAGTACACGACCTACATCGCGTATTACCGCTTTTGCGGCCATAGTACCAAAAGTAATAATTTGTGATACCGCATCACGCCCATACAATGCCGATACGTGATCAATTACTTCGTCGCGTCTGTCCATACAAAAATCGACGTCGAAGTCGGGCATTGATACACGTTCTGGATTCAAAAATCGCTCAAAAAGCAAGTCGAACTCAAGGGGATCCAAATCGGTAATTTTAAGTGCGTATGCTACTAACGAACCTGCACCTGAACCACGACCAGGTCCAACCGGAATATTGTTATCTTTACTCCACTGAATAAACTCCATTACGATTAAGAAGTAACCCGGAAATCCCATTTGGTTGATTACGCCAAGCTCTACGGCTAAACGTTCATCGTATTCAATACGTTTTACTTTTCTATCTTCTTCGTCAGGGAACAAAAACTGTAGTCGTTCTTCAAGGCCATCCTCTGACACTTTAACCAAAAACTCATCAATATTAAGAGAGCCTGTTGGATAATCTGGTAAAAAGTATTCGCCTAACTTTACAGTCACATTACAGCGCTTAGCTATTTCTACCGTATTTTGCAATGCTTCAGGTATATCACTAAATAGCTCAGCCATTTGCTCAGGCGTTTTTAGGTATTGCTCTTCTGAGAAACGTTTTGGACGGCGTTTGTCATCAAGTGTGTAGCCATCAAATATAGCTACACGAATTTCGTGCGCTTCAAAATTTTCAGGTTTTAGAAATACCACTTCGTTGGTTGCAACAACGGGCAGCTGCTCTTTAGCTGCAAGCTCTACCGCCATGTGCAGGTAGTCTTCTTCAAGCGGGCGGTTAGTTCGTACAAGCTCTAAATAGTAATGATCGCTAAAGTGCTGCTTGTAAAAGCTAATTACGCTTTCTATAACGCCCGGATTATTTTTTAATAATGCTTTACCTAAATCACCGTCTTTTGCGCCCGAAAGAATAATTAATCCTTCTTTGTGATTAACTAACCATTCTCTGTCAATTACTGGACGATGAAATACATGACCACGCTGATACGCCTCAGAAATTAATAGCGTTATATTTTTATAACCCACATTGTCTTTAGCTAAAATTGTAATGCGACATGGCTCATCGGGAAATTCAGGGCTGCGCAGCCAAAAATCAGCGCCAACAATCGGCTTTATACCGGCATTATGGGTCGCGCCATAAAAGCGTACTAATCCACAAAAGTTCATTTGGTCGGTAATGGCAATCGCGGGCATTTCTAGCTCTTGCGCCTTAGCGACTATTGGCTTGGTTTTAGCTAAGCCATCAACCATCGAAAAGTCTGAGTGGACCCTTAAATGTACAAAATCAGGTGCTGCCATTATTTTGCCTCGCCTTTCGCTTGCATAAGTACACGCTGCACGGGTTTAAAACTTTTACGATGTTCATCTATTGCACCGTACTGCTCAAGTGCTGCAAAGTGCGCTTTAGTTGGGTAACCTTTATGCCCTGCAAACCCGTATTGCGGGTGGCGTTTATCAAGTTCAAGCATTTCATCATCACGCGCGACTTTGGCTAAAATAGAGGCTGCTGATATTTCGGCAACCAGGCTATCGCCTTTAACAACCGCTTGAGCAGGCATAGTAAGTTTTGGTAAACGGTTACCATCTATAAATACAAACTCAGGCTGTGTGCTTAACCCTTCCACAGCGCGGCTCATAGCAAGCATGGTCGCGTGTAAAATGTTTAAGTCATCAATTTCTGATGGACTACAACGGCCATAGGCATAGCATAATGCGTTTTCTTTTATCTCTGTGGCTAATGCTTGGCGCTTTTTGTCTGTTAATTTTTTAGAGTCGGCTAGACCAGCTATTGGCTTAGTTGGGTCAAGTATTACTGCTGCGGTAACAACGTCGCCAACAAGCGGGCCTCGCCCTACTTCATCAACACCGGCAATTAAGGTTACATTGGGTCGTTCAATTTGCATGTATTAACTCCGCCACAGCATTGGCTGCTTGCTCGCTGGCATTTAATCTAATGTTTTCATGAATTGCTAAAAAACGTGCTTTTAATTGTCTATTGTCTGTTTCTAGCATTGGGGTAAGTGCTTGAGTTAAGTTTTTAACGTTACAGTCGCTTTGTAAAAACTCAGGCACAAGCTCTTCATCTGCCAATAAATTTGGCAACGAAAAATATTTGATGTTAAAGGTAAACAAGGTTTTAAAAATCCAGTAGCTTAATGGTTTTATTTTATACCCAACAACCATTGGCTTTTTATACAGCATGCCTTCGAGTGTGGCAGTGCCAGACGCAAGTAAAATGGCATCTGCCGCTTGCATTGCTAATTTAGATTGCCCATCTAGCAAGCTAATATTAAGACTAGGCGCTGTGGCATTTAAAATATCAGTAAACTGCGCTTTGCGCTTTTCGTTTACCAGTGGAACCACAATTTTAAGGTCTGGGTTTTGAGCTTGAAGTTGCTGCGCTGTTTTTATATAGGTTTCACTCAGTAAGCCCACTTCAGAGCCTCGGCTACCTGGCAATAATGCCAGTACTTTGTCATCAAGACTTAAACCTAGTTTTGCACGTGCTTGGCTATCGTCGTGCTCAAGCGCTATATCGTCTGCTAATGTGTGCCCTACAAACGTACACGGTACTTGGTGCTTGTCGTAAAATTCTTTTTCAAACGGCAATAGTGCAAGCACTAAGTTAGTAGCTGCGCTAATAGTATGAATACGTTTTTCTCGCCATGCCCAAACTGAAGGGCTTACGTATTGAACTGTTTTAATGCCTGCATCTTTTAATGGTTTTTCGACGCGAAGATTAAAATCAGGAGCGTCTATTCCAATAAATACATCGGGTGGGTTATCTATAAAATGTTGAACCAATTGTTTACGGATTTTTAATAAACGCGGTAAACGTCCGAGTACTTCAACCAAGCCCATTACAGACAGTTCATCCATGTCGTATAGAGTTTTACAACCTTGAGCTTGCATTTTTGGTCCTGCAATCCCCTCAAAGGTGGCATCTGGAAAATGTACTTTTAATGCTTTTATTAGGCCTTCGCCTAAAATATCGCCCGACAGTTCGCCTGCCACTATACCTATTCGTAGTTGTTTTTTTTCTTTCATCATTTGCTTTTTAGTTCATATTTTAATCGGGCGTCATGAGTTTAGTTTACCGCGTTTTGGTATGTGTTTAAACGCTTTAAATAACTCGTTTTTTAACTGTAAATATAATCTCTATTGTTATTTATTTTTAATACTGATGTAGCATATAAATCATATATTAAGTTTTACTAATATATATTGACAAGTATTGTGTAGTTGTGAATAATATTACAAACTTTCAGTAATTACTGAAAGTTCATTTAATTATTAACTCTGCCAATAACTCATTGCCCAGTTAATCCGTCACATTCAAGGAGCATAAAATGATAGATGAAACCTTTGTGGATCTATCGCGACTACAGTTTGCTGTTACCGCACTCTTTCACTTCATATTTGTACCGTTAACAATAGGTATGACTTGGATCTTAGTTATTATGGAATCAGTTTATGTTATGACTGGTCGCGAAATTTATCGTGATATGACTAAGTTTTGGGGTAAGTTATTTGGTATTAACTTTGCCATTGGTGTTGCCACAGGCCTCACTATGGAGTTTGAATTTGGCACTAACTGGTCTTATTACTCACATTATGTGGGTGATGTATTTGGTGCCCCACTGGCTATTGAAGGGTTAATGGCATTCTTTTTAGAATCAACCTTTGTGGGTATGTTCTTCTTAGGATGGGATAGACTTTCTAAACGTCAACATTTAGGCGCTACCTTTTTAATGGCACTGGGTACAAACTTATCAGCATTATGGATATTAATTGCTAATGGTTGGATGCAAAACCCAGTAGGCGCTGAATTTAACTACCAAACTATGCGAATGGAAATGACCAGCTTTGCAGAGCTGGTATTTAACCCTGTTGCACAGGTTAAGTTTATTCACACGGTATCTGCAGGCTATGTCGCCGCGTCTATGTTTGTTTTAGGTATAAGTAGTTGGTACATACTAAAAGGTCGCGATTTAGCATTTGCTAAACGTTCATTTTCAGTGGCTTCAGGGTTTGGTTTAGCCTCAATTTTATGTGTTATTTTACTTGGTGATGAATCAGGCTATGAAGTAGGCGAAATTCAAAAAGTAAAATTAGCAACTATTGAAGCCGAGTGGCACACAGAAGAAGCGCCCGCTGCGTTTACTGCATTTGGTTTTCCTGACTCTGAAGAGCAAGTAACCCATGCAGCTGTAAAAATACCCTATGCACTGGGCATTATTGCTACACGCTCACTTGACGAAAAAGTTACGGGCATATCTGATTTAGAGAAAAAACATGAAATACGTATTCGTAACGGCATGATTGCCTATGGTTATCTCACTAAACTAAGAAACGGTGAAGATACGCCTGAAAACATTGCTAAATTTGACGCAGTGAAAGATGACTTAGGCTACGGTTTGTTGCTTAAACGATATACATCTGATGTTGTTGATGCCACAGAAGAGCAAATTCAAAAAGCAGTGAAAGATTCATTCCCAAAAGTAGGCCCTATGTTTTGGTCGTTTAGAATTATGGTTGCCTGTGGTGTCGCTATGCTTGCTGTGTTTGTATTAGCATTTTACTACAATGCACACCGTATTATTGAGCAAAAACGCTGGTTACTTTGGGCTACAGTATTAAGTATTCCATTGCCATGGATTGCGATTGAATTTGGCTGGATCGTTGCAGAATATGGACGCCAACCTTGGGCTATTTCTGAAATACTACCGACTTTTTTAGCAACGTCATCATTAACGGTCAATGACATTTTAATTAGCTTAACGGGTTTCATCATTTTTTACACTGGCCTTGCCATTGTTGAAGGCTGGTTAATGATTCACTTTATTAAAAAAGGCCCTAGCTCATTACATACTGGTAAATACCATTTTGAGCTGCCAAACAACACACAAGCAAAAGGAGAATAATCATGATTTTTGATTATGAAACATTAAAAATGTTGTGGTGGTTGATCATTGGTGTCCTTTTAATCGGCTTTGCAATTACCGATGGTATGGATATGGGGGTTGCTATGCTCCTTCGCCTAGTTGGTAAAACAGATTTAGAACGACGCACTGTAATTAATACAATTGGCGCACACTGGGATGGTAACCAAGTTTGGTTTATCACCGCAGGCGGAGCATTATTTGCGGCTTGGCCAATGGTGTATGCAGCCGCTTTTTCGGGGTTTTACTTTGCCATGATGCTGGTGCTATTTGCACTCTTTTTTAGACCTCTTGGTTTTGATTACCGCTCTAAAATTGATTCTAAGCGCTGGCGTAATAACTGGGATTGGGGATTATTTGCAGGTAGCGCAATTCCGGCTTTAGTATTTGGTGTAGCATTTGGTAACTTGTTTTTAGGTGTACCATTCAATATTGATAATTTATTACGTGTAAGTTATCAAGGTTCGTTTTTTGGCTTGTTAAACCCGTTTGCACTTCTCGCTGGTTTAATTAGTATAGCTATGCTTATTGCACATGCAGGTATGTGGTTACAACTTCGCACAGCAGATGCGGTTGCAGAACGCTCTGGCCAATACGGACGTTATGCATTGATTGCATTTATTGTTTTATTTGCCGCGGCCGGAGTTTGGGTGGCTAATTTAAGCGGCTACCAAATTGTGTCTATGGGCGATACTCAAGGCCATGCTGATCCGCTCGCTAAAGTAGTTACCACAGCAAAAGGCGCTTGGCTAAATAATTACACTGAGCGCGCATGGACAGTAACCTTCCCTGTTCTAGCGTTTGCTATGGCATTGAGTGCATTAGTATTTTCAAAGCTCAATAAACCAGCGTTAGGGCTTATTTCGACTGCACTTATG includes the following:
- a CDS encoding cytochrome ubiquinol oxidase subunit I, translating into MIDETFVDLSRLQFAVTALFHFIFVPLTIGMTWILVIMESVYVMTGREIYRDMTKFWGKLFGINFAIGVATGLTMEFEFGTNWSYYSHYVGDVFGAPLAIEGLMAFFLESTFVGMFFLGWDRLSKRQHLGATFLMALGTNLSALWILIANGWMQNPVGAEFNYQTMRMEMTSFAELVFNPVAQVKFIHTVSAGYVAASMFVLGISSWYILKGRDLAFAKRSFSVASGFGLASILCVILLGDESGYEVGEIQKVKLATIEAEWHTEEAPAAFTAFGFPDSEEQVTHAAVKIPYALGIIATRSLDEKVTGISDLEKKHEIRIRNGMIAYGYLTKLRNGEDTPENIAKFDAVKDDLGYGLLLKRYTSDVVDATEEQIQKAVKDSFPKVGPMFWSFRIMVACGVAMLAVFVLAFYYNAHRIIEQKRWLLWATVLSIPLPWIAIEFGWIVAEYGRQPWAISEILPTFLATSSLTVNDILISLTGFIIFYTGLAIVEGWLMIHFIKKGPSSLHTGKYHFELPNNTQAKGE
- the lpxB gene encoding lipid-A-disaccharide synthase, encoding MMKEKKQLRIGIVAGELSGDILGEGLIKALKVHFPDATFEGIAGPKMQAQGCKTLYDMDELSVMGLVEVLGRLPRLLKIRKQLVQHFIDNPPDVFIGIDAPDFNLRVEKPLKDAGIKTVQYVSPSVWAWREKRIHTISAATNLVLALLPFEKEFYDKHQVPCTFVGHTLADDIALEHDDSQARAKLGLSLDDKVLALLPGSRGSEVGLLSETYIKTAQQLQAQNPDLKIVVPLVNEKRKAQFTDILNATAPSLNISLLDGQSKLAMQAADAILLASGTATLEGMLYKKPMVVGYKIKPLSYWIFKTLFTFNIKYFSLPNLLADEELVPEFLQSDCNVKNLTQALTPMLETDNRQLKARFLAIHENIRLNASEQAANAVAELIHAN
- the rnhB gene encoding ribonuclease HII, whose product is MQIERPNVTLIAGVDEVGRGPLVGDVVTAAVILDPTKPIAGLADSKKLTDKKRQALATEIKENALCYAYGRCSPSEIDDLNILHATMLAMSRAVEGLSTQPEFVFIDGNRLPKLTMPAQAVVKGDSLVAEISAASILAKVARDDEMLELDKRHPQYGFAGHKGYPTKAHFAALEQYGAIDEHRKSFKPVQRVLMQAKGEAK
- the dnaE gene encoding DNA polymerase III subunit alpha; this translates as MAAPDFVHLRVHSDFSMVDGLAKTKPIVAKAQELEMPAIAITDQMNFCGLVRFYGATHNAGIKPIVGADFWLRSPEFPDEPCRITILAKDNVGYKNITLLISEAYQRGHVFHRPVIDREWLVNHKEGLIILSGAKDGDLGKALLKNNPGVIESVISFYKQHFSDHYYLELVRTNRPLEEDYLHMAVELAAKEQLPVVATNEVVFLKPENFEAHEIRVAIFDGYTLDDKRRPKRFSEEQYLKTPEQMAELFSDIPEALQNTVEIAKRCNVTVKLGEYFLPDYPTGSLNIDEFLVKVSEDGLEERLQFLFPDEEDRKVKRIEYDERLAVELGVINQMGFPGYFLIVMEFIQWSKDNNIPVGPGRGSGAGSLVAYALKITDLDPLEFDLLFERFLNPERVSMPDFDVDFCMDRRDEVIDHVSALYGRDAVSQIITFGTMAAKAVIRDVGRVLGHPYGFVDRISKLIPGDPGMTLAKAFEVEPRLQEAYDGDSEVKDLIDMCRILEGCTRNAGKHAGGVVISPTTITDFAALYCDDEGKFPVTQFDKNDVETAGLVKFDFLGLRTLTILQWAVDMTNVRMQREGKDPVDINTIPLDDKKSIELLLRAETTAVFQLESRGMKDLVRRLKPDCFEDMIALVALFRPGPLQSGMVDNFIDRKLGREEISYPDAQYQHESLKPILDPTYGIILYQEQVMQIAQVLAGYTLGGADMLRRAMGKKKPEEMAKQRSTFEDGARNNGIDGELAIKIFDLVEKFAGYGFNKSHSAAYALVSYQTLWMKTHHPAEFMAAVMSADMDNTDKIVILVDECENMKLTLLPPDVNAGEFKFTVNLQGEIVYGIGAIKGVGEAPVDAILEARAKGGPFKDLFDFCARVDLKRLNKRVTEKLIYAGALDKLGPEKTQAGRATLLASLKDAMRAADQHNKAEQLGQSDLFGLLATEPEEVEQAFIKATGLTDNEWLEGEKDTLGLYLTGHPINQYRKELRYYTSGKLVDLQPTNRDVLSTAAGLVISARTLINKKGNRWGLITLDDKSARIDVRLFPEQFEMYQEMLQVNNILVISGQVSFDNFSGGITMTAREINTIAQAREKRIKAIKMTLNMVQIEAGFFDKLQKVLEPYKMGTCPIKVYYQRPDALAQLTLGIEWCVTPSDDLIHKLSLMAAQDVELEFN